From the genome of Callithrix jacchus isolate 240 chromosome 7, calJac240_pri, whole genome shotgun sequence, one region includes:
- the ESPN gene encoding espin isoform X6 — MALEQALQAARQGELDVLRSLHAAGLLGPSLRDPLDALPVHHAARAGKLHCLRFLVEEAALPAAARARNGATPAHDAAATGHLACLQWLLSQGGCRVQDKDNSGATVLHLAARFGHPEVVNWLLHHGGGDPTAATDMGALPIHYAAAKGDFPSLRLLIGHYPEGVNAQTKNGATPLYLACQEGHLEVTQYLVQECGADPHARAHDGMTPLHAAAQMGHSPVIVWLVSCTDVSLSEQDKDGATAMHFAASRGHTKVLSWLLLHGGEISADLWGGTPLHDAAENGELECCQILVVNGAELDVRDRDGYTAADLSDFNGHSHCTRYLRTVENLSVEHRVLSRDPSAELEVKQLDSGMSSPNTTVSVQPLNFDLSSPASTLSNYDSCSSSHSSIKGQCPPRRLSSARAADIQSYMDMLNPELGLPRGTTGKPTPPPPPPSFPPPPPPPGTQLPPPPPGYPAPKPPVGPQAADIYMQTKIKLRHVETEALKKEPSSCDGHDGLRRQDSGRKPRAFSKQPSTGDYYRQLGRGPGETLAARPGMAHSEEAALLPGNHVPNGCAADPKASRELPPPPPPPPPPLPEAASSLPPAPPLPLEGAGPGCGQRRSSSSTGSTKSFNMMSPTGDNSELLAEIKAGKSLKPTPQSKGLTTVFSGSGQPASQPDSTLPPVSPTPSPARSPTPPAAGFQPLLNGSLVPVPPATPAPGVQLDVEALIPTHDEQGRPIPEWKRQVMVRKLQLKMQEEEEQRRKLTAASSCCYPREGWRYSREYNAILGPFGELMTEADILRIEQQIENLQVLHKAKKLEERLEQLELELEQLLPVSAALSAPRFTVDPRRMHGRAVSLPAWCSKISTLLKSMATLLATLGGRPAHLAELLTADTGQPLAPLPDAPWRPGPQCLGRSHSLSWCREAVAREILECGVSVKHLRATYELRAQGAAPARCPRHKPPQSAGAPGREPILEEDYVAAGSSQPSAVAADAAAHGPLTDWEPLGTLGPPEAQDRQAALPEPEELARRPPLCTELGGVQDYLDLRKERIVYLFLEHWRRWAFRGPGRRAQARLRRLLPRVVAAGDGPGLEATDATDDPRPPASNGVARGPGERLRQLLRQRQAVGKLLGHWRSLLRRVPASPGLAHGLYWPQHFLPPLDGGAPPSYDSLTLDLFMLGYFQLLEMGLSREERKFRHLLCYEMFDRLGSHPWERIRLFHRVVLEEVEVGRRSWSDGFEDLRHRFFGDGLEAELAPEEQTKKKEEEEKEQERTEEAAPVEIGDPPKGQPEAPAAAPQRPPPPAAPPPISDSPGSEGPTEDPLELVSEMGEFSNEDICRYIDRSFSFWKEKEAELFDI, encoded by the exons ATGGCCCTGGAGCAGGCGCTGCAGGCGGCGCGGCAGGGCGAGCTGGACGTGCTGAGGTCGCTACACGCCGCCGGCCTGCTGGGGCCCTCGCTGCGGGACCCGCTGGACGCGCTGCCCGTGCATCACGCGGCCCGCGCCGGGAAGCTGCACTGTCTGCGCTTCCTGGTGGAGGAGGCCGCCCTCCCCGCCGCGGCCCGCGCCCGCAACGGCGCCACACCGGCCCACGACGCCGCCGCCACCGGCCACCTCGCCTGCCTGCAGTGGCTGCTGTCTCAGGGAGGCTGCAGAGTGCAG GACAAAGACAATTCTGGCGCCACAGTCTTGCATCTGGCTGCCCGCTTTGGCCACCCCGAGGTGGTGAACTGGCTGCTGCATCATGGCGGTGGGGACCCCACCGCAGCCACAGACATGGGCGCCCTGCCTATCCACTACGCTGCCGCCAAAGGAGACTTCCCCTCCCTGAGGCTTCTCATCGGGCACTACCCTGA AGGAGTGAATGCCCAAACCAAGAACGGTGCCACGCCCCTGTACCTGGCGTGCCAGGAGGGCCACCTGGAGGTGACGCAGTACCTGGTGCAGGAGTGCGGCGCGGACCCGCACGCGCGCGCCCACGATGGCATGACCCCGCTGCATGCCGCGGCGCAGATGGGCCACAGCCCGGTCATCGTGTGGCTG GTGAGCTGCACCGACGTGAGCCTGTCAGAGCAGGACAAAGACGGCGCCACCGCCATGCACTTCGCGGCGAGCCGCGGTCACACCAAGGTGCTCAGCTGGCTACTGCTGCACGGCGGGGAGATCTCGGCCGACCTTTGGGGCGGGACCCCTCTGCACGACGCCGCTGAGAACGGGGAGCTGGAG TGCTGCCAGATCCTGGTAGTGAACGGCGCGGAGCTGGACGTCCGCGACCGCGACGGGTACACGGCCGCCGACCTGTCGGACTTCAACGGCCACAGCCACTGCACCCGCTACCTGCGCACGGTGGAGAACCTG AGCGTGGAGCACCGTGTGCTGTCCCGGGATCCCTCTGCTGAGCTGGAGGTGAAGCAGCTGGACTCAGGCATGTCCTCACCCAACACCACCGTGTCGGTCCAGCCGCTGAACTTTGACCTCAGCTCACCGGCCAGCACCCTCTCCAACTACGACTCCTGTTCCTCCAGCCACTCCAGCATCAAAGGCCAGTGCCCTCCTCGCA ggCTTTCCAGCGCCAGAGCTGCAGACATACAGAGCTACATGGACATGCTGAACCCGGAGCTGGGTCTGCCTCGGGGCACGACTGGCAAACCcacacccccaccacccccacccagcttccccccaccacccccgcCCCCAGGCACCCaactacccccacccccacctggctACCCCGCTCCCAAGCCTCctgtgggaccacaggcagctGACATCTACATGCAGACCAAGATCAAACTCCGCCACGTGGAGACAGAGGCCCTCAAGAAGGAG CCGAGCTCCTGCGACGGCCACGACGGGCTGCGGAGGCAGGACTCCGGCCGCAAGCCCCGCGCCTTCAGCAAGCAGCCCAGCACGGGGGACTACTACCGGCAGCTGGGCCGCGGCCCCGGGGAGACGCTGGCCGCACGCCCGGGCATGGCGCACAGCGAAGAG GCGGCGTTGCTCCCCGGGAACCACGTTCCTAATGGCTGCGCCGCGGACCCTAAGGCGTCCAGGGAGCTaccgccgccgcccccgccgccgccgccgcccctgcCCGAGGCCGCGAGTTCACTGCCGCCCGCCCCACCTCTGCCCCTCGAGGGCGCTGGCCCTGGCTGCGGGCAGCGCCGCTCCTCCTCGTCCACCGGCA GCACCAAGTCTTTCAACATGATGTCCCCGACGGGCGACAACTCGGAGCTACTCGCTGAGATTAAGGCAGGCAAGAGCCTGAAGCCGACACCGCAGAGCAAGGGGCTGACCACAGTGTTCTCAGGCAGCGGGCAGCCGGCCTCCCAG CCCGACTCAACGCTGCCGCCTGTGTCACCTACACCGTCACCAGCCCGGAGCCCCACACCGCCAGCTGCAGGTTTTCAGCCGCTGCTCAATGGAAGCTTGGTTCCGGTGCCACCTGCTACCCCTGCGCCCGGTGTGCAGCTGGACGTGGAGGCGCTCATCCCTACCCACGATGAGCAGGGCCGGCCCATCCCCGAGTGGAAGCGCCAGGTGATGGTGCGCAAGCTGCAGCTGAAgatgcaggaggaagaggagcagaggCGGAAG CTGACCGCCGCCAGCTCATGCTGCTACCCCCGCGAGGGCTGGAGGTACTCACGCGAGTACAACGCCATCCTCGGGCCCTTCGGCGAGCTCATGACCGAGGCCGACATCCTCCGCATCGAGCAGCAAATCGAGAATCTGCAGGTGCTGCACAAGGCGAAGAAGCTGGAGGAGCGCCTGgagcagctggagctggagctggagcagctgctgcCCGTCTCAGCCGCCCTGTCGGCGCCGCGCTTCACCGTCGATCCGCGCCGCATGCACGGCCGCGCCGTCAGCCTGCCCGCCTGGTGCAGCAAGATTTCCACGCTGCTCAAGAGCATGGCCACGCTGCTGGCCACGCTGGGCGGCCGGCCCGCGCACCTGGCGGAGCTGCTGACAGCCGACACGGGCCAGCCCCTGGCGCCGCTGCCCGACGCGCCCTGGCGGCCCGGGCCGCAGTGTCTGGGCCGCTCGCATTCCCTCAGCTGGTGCCGCGAGGCCGTGGCGCGCGAGATCCTCGAGTGCGGCGTTTCGGTGAAGCATCTCCGCGCCACCTACGAGCTGCGCGCGCAAGGCGCGGCGCCCGCGCGCTGTCCGCGCCACAAGCCCCCGCAGTCCGCGGGCGCCCCGGGCCGTGAGCCCATCCTAGAGGAGGACTACGTGGCAGCCGGCTCCAGCCAGCCCAGCGCGGTCGCTGCCGACGCCGCCGCTCACGGCCCGCTGACCGACTGGGAGCCCCTGGGCACCCTGGGCCCTCCCGAGGCGCAGGATCGCCAGGCGGCGCTGCCTGAGCCCGAGGAGCTGGCGCGCCGGCCACCCCTCTGCACCGAGCTGGGCGGCGTCCAGGACTACCTCGACCTGCGTAAGGAGCGCATCGTCTACCTCTTCCTGGAGCACTGGCGCCGCTGGGCCTTTCGCGGCCCGGGCCGCCGCGCCCAGGCGCGCCTACGCAGACTGCTGCCCCGCGTGGTGGCCGCCGGTGACGGCCCGGGGCTGGAGGCCACGGACGCCACAGATGACCCCCGGCCACCGGCGAGCAACGGCGTGGCCCGCGGCCCCGGTGAGCGGCTGCGGCAGCTGCTGAGGCAGCGGCAGGCGGTGGGCAAGCTGCTGGGCCACTGGCGGAGCCTGCTGCGGCGCGTGCCGGCAAGCCCAGGGCTGGCGCACGGCTTGTACTGGCCCCAGCACTTCCTGCCACCCTTGGACGGCGGCGCACCGCCTAGCTACGACAGCCTCACGCTCGACCTCTTCATGCTCGGCTACTTCCAGCTGCTGGAGATGGGCCTGAGCCGCGAGGAGCGCAAGTTCCGCCACCTGCTGTGCTACGAGATGTTCGACCGGCTGGGCAGCCACCCGTGGGAGCGCATCCGCCTCTTCCATCGTGTGGTGCTGGAGGAAGTGGAGGTCGGCCGGCGCAGCTGGAGCGATGGCTTCGAGGACCTCAGGCACAGGTTCTTCGGAGACGGCCTGGAGGCTGAGCTGGCCCCCGAAGAACAGacgaagaaaaaggaagaggaggagaaagaacaggAGCGGACGGAAGAAGCCGCCCCAGTTGAGATTGGTGACCCGCCCAAGGGGCAGCCCGAGGCCCCGGCCGCTGCCCCGCAGCGGCCACCCCCGCCCGCCGCGCCTCCCCCGATCTCAGACTCTCCTGGATCTGAAGGCCCCACCGAAGACCCCTTGGAACTGGTGTCTGAGATGGGCGAGTTCAGCAACGAGGACATCTGCCGCTACATCGACCGCAGCTTCTCCTTCtggaaggagaaggaggcagaGCTATTTGACATCTGA
- the ESPN gene encoding espin isoform X3, which yields MALEQALQAARQGELDVLRSLHAAGLLGPSLRDPLDALPVHHAARAGKLHCLRFLVEEAALPAAARARNGATPAHDAAATGHLACLQWLLSQGGCRVQDKDNSGATVLHLAARFGHPEVVNWLLHHGGGDPTAATDMGALPIHYAAAKGDFPSLRLLIGHYPEGVNAQTKNGATPLYLACQEGHLEVTQYLVQECGADPHARAHDGMTPLHAAAQMGHSPVIVWLVSCTDVSLSEQDKDGATAMHFAASRGHTKVLSWLLLHGGEISADLWGGTPLHDAAENGELECCQILVVNGAELDVRDRDGYTAADLSDFNGHSHCTRYLRTVENLSVEHRVLSRDPSAELEVKQLDSGMSSPNTTVSVQPLNFDLSSPASTLSNYDSCSSSHSSIKGQCPPRRLSSARAADIQSYMDMLNPELGLPRGTTGKPTPPPPPPSFPPPPPPPGTQLPPPPPGYPAPKPPVGPQAADIYMQTKIKLRHVETEALKKEPSSCDGHDGLRRQDSGRKPRAFSKQPSTGDYYRQLGRGPGETLAARPGMAHSEEVRARQPAPVGCRRPGPAARGSLEGPSAPPQAALLPGNHVPNGCAADPKASRELPPPPPPPPPPLPEAASSLPPAPPLPLEGAGPGCGQRRSSSSTGKVRVLRHRKSTKSFNMMSPTGDNSELLAEIKAGKSLKPTPQSKGLTTVFSGSGQPASQPDSTLPPVSPTPSPARSPTPPAAGFQPLLNGSLVPVPPATPAPGVQLDVEALIPTHDEQGRPIPEWKRQVMVRKLQLKMQEEEEQRRKLTAASSCCYPREGWRYSREYNAILGPFGELMTEADILRIEQQIENLQVLHKAKKLEERLEQLELELEQLLPVSAALSAPRFTVDPRRMHGRAVSLPAWCSKISTLLKSMATLLATLGGRPAHLAELLTADTGQPLAPLPDAPWRPGPQCLGRSHSLSWCREAVAREILECGVSVKHLRATYELRAQGAAPARCPRHKPPQSAGAPGREPILEEDYVAAGSSQPSAVAADAAAHGPLTDWEPLGTLGPPEAQDRQAALPEPEELARRPPLCTELGGVQDYLDLRKERIVYLFLEHWRRWAFRGPGRRAQARLRRLLPRVVAAGDGPGLEATDATDDPRPPASNGVARGPGERLRQLLRQRQAVGKLLGHWRSLLRRVPASPGLAHGLYWPQHFLPPLDGGAPPSYDSLTLDLFMLGYFQLLEMGLSREERKFRHLLCYEMFDRLGSHPWERIRLFHRVVLEEVEVGRRSWSDGFEDLRHRFFGDGLEAELAPEEQTKKKEEEEKEQERTEEAAPVEIGDPPKGQPEAPAAAPQRPPPPAAPPPISDSPGSEGPTEDPLELVSEMGEFSNEDICRYIDRSFSFWKEKEAELFDI from the exons ATGGCCCTGGAGCAGGCGCTGCAGGCGGCGCGGCAGGGCGAGCTGGACGTGCTGAGGTCGCTACACGCCGCCGGCCTGCTGGGGCCCTCGCTGCGGGACCCGCTGGACGCGCTGCCCGTGCATCACGCGGCCCGCGCCGGGAAGCTGCACTGTCTGCGCTTCCTGGTGGAGGAGGCCGCCCTCCCCGCCGCGGCCCGCGCCCGCAACGGCGCCACACCGGCCCACGACGCCGCCGCCACCGGCCACCTCGCCTGCCTGCAGTGGCTGCTGTCTCAGGGAGGCTGCAGAGTGCAG GACAAAGACAATTCTGGCGCCACAGTCTTGCATCTGGCTGCCCGCTTTGGCCACCCCGAGGTGGTGAACTGGCTGCTGCATCATGGCGGTGGGGACCCCACCGCAGCCACAGACATGGGCGCCCTGCCTATCCACTACGCTGCCGCCAAAGGAGACTTCCCCTCCCTGAGGCTTCTCATCGGGCACTACCCTGA AGGAGTGAATGCCCAAACCAAGAACGGTGCCACGCCCCTGTACCTGGCGTGCCAGGAGGGCCACCTGGAGGTGACGCAGTACCTGGTGCAGGAGTGCGGCGCGGACCCGCACGCGCGCGCCCACGATGGCATGACCCCGCTGCATGCCGCGGCGCAGATGGGCCACAGCCCGGTCATCGTGTGGCTG GTGAGCTGCACCGACGTGAGCCTGTCAGAGCAGGACAAAGACGGCGCCACCGCCATGCACTTCGCGGCGAGCCGCGGTCACACCAAGGTGCTCAGCTGGCTACTGCTGCACGGCGGGGAGATCTCGGCCGACCTTTGGGGCGGGACCCCTCTGCACGACGCCGCTGAGAACGGGGAGCTGGAG TGCTGCCAGATCCTGGTAGTGAACGGCGCGGAGCTGGACGTCCGCGACCGCGACGGGTACACGGCCGCCGACCTGTCGGACTTCAACGGCCACAGCCACTGCACCCGCTACCTGCGCACGGTGGAGAACCTG AGCGTGGAGCACCGTGTGCTGTCCCGGGATCCCTCTGCTGAGCTGGAGGTGAAGCAGCTGGACTCAGGCATGTCCTCACCCAACACCACCGTGTCGGTCCAGCCGCTGAACTTTGACCTCAGCTCACCGGCCAGCACCCTCTCCAACTACGACTCCTGTTCCTCCAGCCACTCCAGCATCAAAGGCCAGTGCCCTCCTCGCA ggCTTTCCAGCGCCAGAGCTGCAGACATACAGAGCTACATGGACATGCTGAACCCGGAGCTGGGTCTGCCTCGGGGCACGACTGGCAAACCcacacccccaccacccccacccagcttccccccaccacccccgcCCCCAGGCACCCaactacccccacccccacctggctACCCCGCTCCCAAGCCTCctgtgggaccacaggcagctGACATCTACATGCAGACCAAGATCAAACTCCGCCACGTGGAGACAGAGGCCCTCAAGAAGGAG CCGAGCTCCTGCGACGGCCACGACGGGCTGCGGAGGCAGGACTCCGGCCGCAAGCCCCGCGCCTTCAGCAAGCAGCCCAGCACGGGGGACTACTACCGGCAGCTGGGCCGCGGCCCCGGGGAGACGCTGGCCGCACGCCCGGGCATGGCGCACAGCGAAGAGGTGCGTGCCCGCCAGCCCGCGCCCGTCGGCTGCCGGCGCCCGGGCCCTGCAGCCCGCGGCTCACTCGAAGGCCCCTCCGCTCCCCCGCAGGCGGCGTTGCTCCCCGGGAACCACGTTCCTAATGGCTGCGCCGCGGACCCTAAGGCGTCCAGGGAGCTaccgccgccgcccccgccgccgccgccgcccctgcCCGAGGCCGCGAGTTCACTGCCGCCCGCCCCACCTCTGCCCCTCGAGGGCGCTGGCCCTGGCTGCGGGCAGCGCCGCTCCTCCTCGTCCACCGGCA AAGTGAGAGTCCTGAGACACAGGAAGA GCACCAAGTCTTTCAACATGATGTCCCCGACGGGCGACAACTCGGAGCTACTCGCTGAGATTAAGGCAGGCAAGAGCCTGAAGCCGACACCGCAGAGCAAGGGGCTGACCACAGTGTTCTCAGGCAGCGGGCAGCCGGCCTCCCAG CCCGACTCAACGCTGCCGCCTGTGTCACCTACACCGTCACCAGCCCGGAGCCCCACACCGCCAGCTGCAGGTTTTCAGCCGCTGCTCAATGGAAGCTTGGTTCCGGTGCCACCTGCTACCCCTGCGCCCGGTGTGCAGCTGGACGTGGAGGCGCTCATCCCTACCCACGATGAGCAGGGCCGGCCCATCCCCGAGTGGAAGCGCCAGGTGATGGTGCGCAAGCTGCAGCTGAAgatgcaggaggaagaggagcagaggCGGAAG CTGACCGCCGCCAGCTCATGCTGCTACCCCCGCGAGGGCTGGAGGTACTCACGCGAGTACAACGCCATCCTCGGGCCCTTCGGCGAGCTCATGACCGAGGCCGACATCCTCCGCATCGAGCAGCAAATCGAGAATCTGCAGGTGCTGCACAAGGCGAAGAAGCTGGAGGAGCGCCTGgagcagctggagctggagctggagcagctgctgcCCGTCTCAGCCGCCCTGTCGGCGCCGCGCTTCACCGTCGATCCGCGCCGCATGCACGGCCGCGCCGTCAGCCTGCCCGCCTGGTGCAGCAAGATTTCCACGCTGCTCAAGAGCATGGCCACGCTGCTGGCCACGCTGGGCGGCCGGCCCGCGCACCTGGCGGAGCTGCTGACAGCCGACACGGGCCAGCCCCTGGCGCCGCTGCCCGACGCGCCCTGGCGGCCCGGGCCGCAGTGTCTGGGCCGCTCGCATTCCCTCAGCTGGTGCCGCGAGGCCGTGGCGCGCGAGATCCTCGAGTGCGGCGTTTCGGTGAAGCATCTCCGCGCCACCTACGAGCTGCGCGCGCAAGGCGCGGCGCCCGCGCGCTGTCCGCGCCACAAGCCCCCGCAGTCCGCGGGCGCCCCGGGCCGTGAGCCCATCCTAGAGGAGGACTACGTGGCAGCCGGCTCCAGCCAGCCCAGCGCGGTCGCTGCCGACGCCGCCGCTCACGGCCCGCTGACCGACTGGGAGCCCCTGGGCACCCTGGGCCCTCCCGAGGCGCAGGATCGCCAGGCGGCGCTGCCTGAGCCCGAGGAGCTGGCGCGCCGGCCACCCCTCTGCACCGAGCTGGGCGGCGTCCAGGACTACCTCGACCTGCGTAAGGAGCGCATCGTCTACCTCTTCCTGGAGCACTGGCGCCGCTGGGCCTTTCGCGGCCCGGGCCGCCGCGCCCAGGCGCGCCTACGCAGACTGCTGCCCCGCGTGGTGGCCGCCGGTGACGGCCCGGGGCTGGAGGCCACGGACGCCACAGATGACCCCCGGCCACCGGCGAGCAACGGCGTGGCCCGCGGCCCCGGTGAGCGGCTGCGGCAGCTGCTGAGGCAGCGGCAGGCGGTGGGCAAGCTGCTGGGCCACTGGCGGAGCCTGCTGCGGCGCGTGCCGGCAAGCCCAGGGCTGGCGCACGGCTTGTACTGGCCCCAGCACTTCCTGCCACCCTTGGACGGCGGCGCACCGCCTAGCTACGACAGCCTCACGCTCGACCTCTTCATGCTCGGCTACTTCCAGCTGCTGGAGATGGGCCTGAGCCGCGAGGAGCGCAAGTTCCGCCACCTGCTGTGCTACGAGATGTTCGACCGGCTGGGCAGCCACCCGTGGGAGCGCATCCGCCTCTTCCATCGTGTGGTGCTGGAGGAAGTGGAGGTCGGCCGGCGCAGCTGGAGCGATGGCTTCGAGGACCTCAGGCACAGGTTCTTCGGAGACGGCCTGGAGGCTGAGCTGGCCCCCGAAGAACAGacgaagaaaaaggaagaggaggagaaagaacaggAGCGGACGGAAGAAGCCGCCCCAGTTGAGATTGGTGACCCGCCCAAGGGGCAGCCCGAGGCCCCGGCCGCTGCCCCGCAGCGGCCACCCCCGCCCGCCGCGCCTCCCCCGATCTCAGACTCTCCTGGATCTGAAGGCCCCACCGAAGACCCCTTGGAACTGGTGTCTGAGATGGGCGAGTTCAGCAACGAGGACATCTGCCGCTACATCGACCGCAGCTTCTCCTTCtggaaggagaaggaggcagaGCTATTTGACATCTGA
- the ESPN gene encoding espin isoform X9 — protein MSSPNTTVSVQPLNFDLSSPASTLSNYDSCSSSHSSIKGQCPPRRLSSARAADIQSYMDMLNPELGLPRGTTGKPTPPPPPPSFPPPPPPPGTQLPPPPPGYPAPKPPVGPQAADIYMQTKIKLRHVETEALKKEPSSCDGHDGLRRQDSGRKPRAFSKQPSTGDYYRQLGRGPGETLAARPGMAHSEEAALLPGNHVPNGCAADPKASRELPPPPPPPPPPLPEAASSLPPAPPLPLEGAGPGCGQRRSSSSTGKVRVLRHRKSTKSFNMMSPTGDNSELLAEIKAGKSLKPTPQSKGLTTVFSGSGQPASQPDSTLPPVSPTPSPARSPTPPAAGFQPLLNGSLVPVPPATPAPGVQLDVEALIPTHDEQGRPIPEWKRQVMVRKLQLKMQEEEEQRRKLTAASSCCYPREGWRYSREYNAILGPFGELMTEADILRIEQQIENLQVLHKAKKLEERLEQLELELEQLLPVSAALSAPRFTVDPRRMHGRAVSLPAWCSKISTLLKSMATLLATLGGRPAHLAELLTADTGQPLAPLPDAPWRPGPQCLGRSHSLSWCREAVAREILECGVSVKHLRATYELRAQGAAPARCPRHKPPQSAGAPGREPILEEDYVAAGSSQPSAVAADAAAHGPLTDWEPLGTLGPPEAQDRQAALPEPEELARRPPLCTELGGVQDYLDLRKERIVYLFLEHWRRWAFRGPGRRAQARLRRLLPRVVAAGDGPGLEATDATDDPRPPASNGVARGPGERLRQLLRQRQAVGKLLGHWRSLLRRVPASPGLAHGLYWPQHFLPPLDGGAPPSYDSLTLDLFMLGYFQLLEMGLSREERKFRHLLCYEMFDRLGSHPWERIRLFHRVVLEEVEVGRRSWSDGFEDLRHRFFGDGLEAELAPEEQTKKKEEEEKEQERTEEAAPVEIGDPPKGQPEAPAAAPQRPPPPAAPPPISDSPGSEGPTEDPLELVSEMGEFSNEDICRYIDRSFSFWKEKEAELFDI, from the exons ATGTCCTCACCCAACACCACCGTGTCGGTCCAGCCGCTGAACTTTGACCTCAGCTCACCGGCCAGCACCCTCTCCAACTACGACTCCTGTTCCTCCAGCCACTCCAGCATCAAAGGCCAGTGCCCTCCTCGCA ggCTTTCCAGCGCCAGAGCTGCAGACATACAGAGCTACATGGACATGCTGAACCCGGAGCTGGGTCTGCCTCGGGGCACGACTGGCAAACCcacacccccaccacccccacccagcttccccccaccacccccgcCCCCAGGCACCCaactacccccacccccacctggctACCCCGCTCCCAAGCCTCctgtgggaccacaggcagctGACATCTACATGCAGACCAAGATCAAACTCCGCCACGTGGAGACAGAGGCCCTCAAGAAGGAG CCGAGCTCCTGCGACGGCCACGACGGGCTGCGGAGGCAGGACTCCGGCCGCAAGCCCCGCGCCTTCAGCAAGCAGCCCAGCACGGGGGACTACTACCGGCAGCTGGGCCGCGGCCCCGGGGAGACGCTGGCCGCACGCCCGGGCATGGCGCACAGCGAAGAG GCGGCGTTGCTCCCCGGGAACCACGTTCCTAATGGCTGCGCCGCGGACCCTAAGGCGTCCAGGGAGCTaccgccgccgcccccgccgccgccgccgcccctgcCCGAGGCCGCGAGTTCACTGCCGCCCGCCCCACCTCTGCCCCTCGAGGGCGCTGGCCCTGGCTGCGGGCAGCGCCGCTCCTCCTCGTCCACCGGCA AAGTGAGAGTCCTGAGACACAGGAAGA GCACCAAGTCTTTCAACATGATGTCCCCGACGGGCGACAACTCGGAGCTACTCGCTGAGATTAAGGCAGGCAAGAGCCTGAAGCCGACACCGCAGAGCAAGGGGCTGACCACAGTGTTCTCAGGCAGCGGGCAGCCGGCCTCCCAG CCCGACTCAACGCTGCCGCCTGTGTCACCTACACCGTCACCAGCCCGGAGCCCCACACCGCCAGCTGCAGGTTTTCAGCCGCTGCTCAATGGAAGCTTGGTTCCGGTGCCACCTGCTACCCCTGCGCCCGGTGTGCAGCTGGACGTGGAGGCGCTCATCCCTACCCACGATGAGCAGGGCCGGCCCATCCCCGAGTGGAAGCGCCAGGTGATGGTGCGCAAGCTGCAGCTGAAgatgcaggaggaagaggagcagaggCGGAAG CTGACCGCCGCCAGCTCATGCTGCTACCCCCGCGAGGGCTGGAGGTACTCACGCGAGTACAACGCCATCCTCGGGCCCTTCGGCGAGCTCATGACCGAGGCCGACATCCTCCGCATCGAGCAGCAAATCGAGAATCTGCAGGTGCTGCACAAGGCGAAGAAGCTGGAGGAGCGCCTGgagcagctggagctggagctggagcagctgctgcCCGTCTCAGCCGCCCTGTCGGCGCCGCGCTTCACCGTCGATCCGCGCCGCATGCACGGCCGCGCCGTCAGCCTGCCCGCCTGGTGCAGCAAGATTTCCACGCTGCTCAAGAGCATGGCCACGCTGCTGGCCACGCTGGGCGGCCGGCCCGCGCACCTGGCGGAGCTGCTGACAGCCGACACGGGCCAGCCCCTGGCGCCGCTGCCCGACGCGCCCTGGCGGCCCGGGCCGCAGTGTCTGGGCCGCTCGCATTCCCTCAGCTGGTGCCGCGAGGCCGTGGCGCGCGAGATCCTCGAGTGCGGCGTTTCGGTGAAGCATCTCCGCGCCACCTACGAGCTGCGCGCGCAAGGCGCGGCGCCCGCGCGCTGTCCGCGCCACAAGCCCCCGCAGTCCGCGGGCGCCCCGGGCCGTGAGCCCATCCTAGAGGAGGACTACGTGGCAGCCGGCTCCAGCCAGCCCAGCGCGGTCGCTGCCGACGCCGCCGCTCACGGCCCGCTGACCGACTGGGAGCCCCTGGGCACCCTGGGCCCTCCCGAGGCGCAGGATCGCCAGGCGGCGCTGCCTGAGCCCGAGGAGCTGGCGCGCCGGCCACCCCTCTGCACCGAGCTGGGCGGCGTCCAGGACTACCTCGACCTGCGTAAGGAGCGCATCGTCTACCTCTTCCTGGAGCACTGGCGCCGCTGGGCCTTTCGCGGCCCGGGCCGCCGCGCCCAGGCGCGCCTACGCAGACTGCTGCCCCGCGTGGTGGCCGCCGGTGACGGCCCGGGGCTGGAGGCCACGGACGCCACAGATGACCCCCGGCCACCGGCGAGCAACGGCGTGGCCCGCGGCCCCGGTGAGCGGCTGCGGCAGCTGCTGAGGCAGCGGCAGGCGGTGGGCAAGCTGCTGGGCCACTGGCGGAGCCTGCTGCGGCGCGTGCCGGCAAGCCCAGGGCTGGCGCACGGCTTGTACTGGCCCCAGCACTTCCTGCCACCCTTGGACGGCGGCGCACCGCCTAGCTACGACAGCCTCACGCTCGACCTCTTCATGCTCGGCTACTTCCAGCTGCTGGAGATGGGCCTGAGCCGCGAGGAGCGCAAGTTCCGCCACCTGCTGTGCTACGAGATGTTCGACCGGCTGGGCAGCCACCCGTGGGAGCGCATCCGCCTCTTCCATCGTGTGGTGCTGGAGGAAGTGGAGGTCGGCCGGCGCAGCTGGAGCGATGGCTTCGAGGACCTCAGGCACAGGTTCTTCGGAGACGGCCTGGAGGCTGAGCTGGCCCCCGAAGAACAGacgaagaaaaaggaagaggaggagaaagaacaggAGCGGACGGAAGAAGCCGCCCCAGTTGAGATTGGTGACCCGCCCAAGGGGCAGCCCGAGGCCCCGGCCGCTGCCCCGCAGCGGCCACCCCCGCCCGCCGCGCCTCCCCCGATCTCAGACTCTCCTGGATCTGAAGGCCCCACCGAAGACCCCTTGGAACTGGTGTCTGAGATGGGCGAGTTCAGCAACGAGGACATCTGCCGCTACATCGACCGCAGCTTCTCCTTCtggaaggagaaggaggcagaGCTATTTGACATCTGA